One part of the Cyclobacteriaceae bacterium genome encodes these proteins:
- a CDS encoding tail fiber domain-containing protein: MKTLHSSVRTSFWVLLILLMWFSHIKTLAQNEVAIGSATTKTNAILWLNGNGSQGLILPTVTNKSAVASPDEGMIVYDNSDKKVWYRNNSTWVEVGGGSGGSGTFHLEVSGNLLRLLTAPGGTLLASTNIAAGTQSNGAFLVFESGAWRYATLSGDVVGANGNLQVTGLRGKTMANLPASAQVLVYDPAANSGNGGWVFQAAAGGGSVTNVSGTAPIAVTTPTTTPVISISPGGINNTLLANDAVTTTKIQDGTITGADIANVTITANKLAQSGATTNQILQWNGTNWVPVTLAGGGSVTNVSTGTGLTGGPITTTGTISIAAGGVGNTELANNAVTDVKIATGVSPSKLTAGANGQVLTTVAGVPTWQVPVTGFVNPMIGSGDLIVGGVLGAAQRLAAGTNGQVLTIAGGTPTWQTPIASGAAGGDLTGTYPNPAVAAGAITNTKLAVNAVQTTNISDAAVTDAKIVNVAPSKILQSGATTGQVLKWSGSQWEPAVDNVGGGGVPTLNPGQVLVGDGSNNSSVTVGQDATLNSANGNITVQGFRGRPVSAAVPATNSVYQFNGTQWTPVVLAGGGTVSQVNTGTGLTGGPITATGTIAIADGGVGATQLANNAVTSTKLQSDASVDANRAVTTNHIQNLAVTDAKIASGVAPAKLTPGTNGQVLTTVAGVPTWQNPSGGSGFSTLNIVPKGDGTGLTASQIFDNGTFLGINRTTAITGADRFSIGTGAASGAYGGMYVDTQTGGRPFYGFSQNGAGGAWIEWDGIDANKMKFNINGPRLTIQNDGNVGIGTTSPGNFLHVAGDVSSSSVVTLEGHSGTTSRGPGINFIRSKGSLAAPAAVANGDYLAGFSAAGRTASSYNLSSSIDFSVDGTVSGTSVPGRITFSTTLAGSGAPSERMRITNDGNVGIGTTTPAGKLHVQNTDWDVSQVVFNSTAASAGSTLRFTNPASGNRTYDIIGSTGAGATMGAGSFGIWDNTGLAYRLVINPSGNVGLGTTAPANKLSVSGNAAIGASYATVAAPANSLVVQGSLGVGTNSPGRIIHALGSGTQYLRITATGTLASSGIEFDGTGTVDWRVVPQLGILTFHRGDIDGTMGLMYLMNAGNFTPGNTDNPTPTLGQSTARWGQLFTTVAPNVSSDFRLKKNINNLQYGLKEVMALRPVSYILKSDSLENTSLGLIAQEVQDIIPDVVTVGDDEEKLLGMRYTELVPVLIKAIQEQQQIIDNLKAQNAAYADETEKLAKEIDTIKRVLGMTAKKQD, from the coding sequence ATGAAGACTCTTCACTCCTCTGTCCGGACTTCTTTTTGGGTATTGCTGATTTTGCTAATGTGGTTTTCACACATTAAAACCTTGGCGCAAAACGAAGTAGCTATCGGATCGGCCACCACCAAAACAAATGCCATACTATGGTTGAATGGCAATGGAAGCCAGGGCTTAATACTTCCTACCGTAACTAATAAATCTGCCGTGGCTTCGCCCGATGAAGGTATGATTGTGTACGATAATTCCGACAAAAAGGTGTGGTATCGTAACAACAGTACATGGGTTGAAGTGGGCGGTGGTTCAGGTGGCAGTGGTACCTTTCACCTGGAAGTTTCCGGGAACCTGTTGAGGTTATTAACAGCACCAGGCGGAACATTATTAGCTTCCACCAACATTGCAGCAGGCACGCAATCCAATGGAGCTTTTCTGGTATTTGAAAGTGGTGCCTGGCGCTATGCCACGTTAAGTGGCGATGTAGTGGGTGCTAATGGAAACCTGCAGGTAACAGGCTTGCGGGGAAAAACGATGGCCAATTTGCCGGCCTCCGCTCAGGTACTGGTGTACGATCCGGCCGCCAACAGTGGCAATGGCGGTTGGGTATTTCAGGCTGCTGCCGGAGGCGGATCAGTAACAAACGTTTCGGGAACAGCACCTATTGCTGTAACCACGCCAACCACAACTCCGGTGATCAGCATTAGTCCTGGCGGCATTAACAATACCTTGTTGGCCAATGATGCCGTAACAACCACAAAAATTCAAGATGGTACTATTACCGGTGCGGATATCGCTAACGTTACAATAACAGCTAATAAACTCGCGCAATCAGGTGCAACAACTAATCAAATACTGCAATGGAACGGAACCAACTGGGTACCGGTAACACTTGCAGGAGGAGGCTCAGTAACCAACGTGTCAACCGGTACAGGACTAACCGGTGGACCGATAACTACAACAGGTACAATAAGCATAGCAGCCGGTGGTGTTGGTAATACAGAGCTTGCCAATAATGCTGTAACCGATGTAAAAATTGCCACCGGTGTTTCCCCGTCTAAACTAACAGCCGGGGCAAACGGTCAGGTACTTACCACAGTGGCCGGTGTGCCTACGTGGCAAGTCCCGGTTACCGGTTTTGTTAATCCCATGATTGGTTCAGGTGATCTGATTGTTGGCGGTGTTCTGGGCGCGGCACAGCGTTTGGCAGCAGGAACAAATGGCCAGGTGCTCACCATAGCTGGTGGAACACCCACCTGGCAAACACCAATAGCCTCGGGTGCAGCGGGCGGTGACCTTACCGGAACTTACCCCAATCCTGCAGTGGCCGCGGGTGCCATTACCAATACCAAACTGGCGGTAAATGCCGTACAAACAACCAACATTTCTGATGCCGCAGTAACGGATGCTAAGATTGTTAATGTAGCCCCTTCAAAAATCCTTCAGTCAGGCGCTACAACAGGCCAGGTATTAAAATGGAGTGGAAGCCAATGGGAGCCGGCAGTCGATAATGTAGGCGGTGGTGGAGTACCTACCTTAAACCCAGGCCAGGTTTTGGTAGGTGATGGTTCAAACAATTCAAGCGTAACCGTTGGGCAAGATGCCACACTGAACAGCGCCAACGGAAACATTACAGTTCAAGGTTTTCGCGGCAGGCCGGTTTCTGCAGCGGTACCGGCAACCAACAGTGTGTATCAATTTAATGGAACGCAATGGACACCGGTTGTACTTGCGGGTGGTGGCACAGTATCCCAAGTGAACACCGGCACAGGTTTAACGGGAGGGCCGATTACTGCCACCGGAACCATCGCCATTGCCGATGGTGGTGTTGGTGCCACGCAATTGGCCAATAATGCCGTTACATCAACCAAACTTCAAAGTGATGCCTCGGTGGATGCCAACCGTGCCGTAACCACAAACCATATTCAAAACCTGGCCGTAACGGATGCGAAAATCGCATCGGGCGTTGCACCGGCTAAACTTACTCCCGGAACCAATGGACAAGTATTAACCACCGTTGCCGGAGTGCCTACGTGGCAAAATCCTTCAGGCGGTTCTGGGTTCTCAACACTAAACATAGTCCCTAAAGGTGATGGAACCGGATTAACCGCTTCCCAAATTTTTGACAATGGAACATTCCTTGGCATTAACCGAACAACGGCCATTACCGGGGCCGACCGGTTTTCCATCGGTACGGGTGCTGCCTCGGGTGCTTATGGCGGTATGTATGTCGACACCCAAACAGGCGGGCGTCCATTTTATGGCTTTTCACAAAATGGCGCGGGAGGGGCATGGATTGAATGGGATGGAATCGATGCCAACAAAATGAAATTTAACATTAATGGCCCCCGCCTCACCATTCAAAACGATGGCAACGTAGGTATCGGAACAACAAGCCCGGGCAACTTCCTGCACGTTGCAGGAGACGTGAGTAGTAGTTCTGTTGTTACGCTGGAAGGACATTCCGGAACAACTTCGCGTGGCCCGGGTATCAACTTCATCCGATCAAAAGGTTCCCTGGCCGCACCGGCTGCCGTGGCCAATGGTGATTACCTGGCCGGGTTTTCAGCAGCAGGACGTACCGCTTCATCGTATAACCTAAGCAGCAGCATCGATTTTTCTGTTGATGGAACCGTATCGGGCACGAGCGTGCCCGGAAGGATTACGTTTTCAACAACCCTTGCTGGCTCGGGGGCTCCGTCAGAAAGAATGCGGATTACGAATGATGGCAATGTGGGTATTGGTACCACAACGCCAGCCGGAAAATTACATGTTCAAAATACCGATTGGGACGTAAGTCAGGTAGTCTTCAATTCAACCGCAGCCAGCGCGGGCTCAACGTTGAGGTTTACAAATCCAGCATCGGGTAACCGAACTTATGACATCATTGGCTCAACAGGTGCCGGGGCAACCATGGGCGCTGGTTCGTTTGGTATTTGGGATAATACTGGGTTGGCATACCGATTGGTAATCAATCCATCTGGTAATGTTGGTCTTGGGACAACCGCTCCTGCTAACAAGCTTTCAGTTTCAGGCAATGCTGCCATTGGTGCTTCTTACGCAACGGTAGCTGCCCCGGCAAATAGCCTGGTGGTGCAGGGTAGTCTTGGGGTTGGTACCAACTCACCAGGCAGGATAATCCATGCCCTGGGTTCCGGCACACAATACCTGAGGATTACCGCCACGGGTACCTTAGCATCTTCAGGAATTGAATTTGACGGTACCGGAACAGTAGATTGGCGCGTTGTGCCACAACTTGGAATATTGACTTTTCATCGTGGCGACATTGATGGCACCATGGGCCTCATGTATTTAATGAATGCGGGAAATTTTACACCCGGTAATACGGATAACCCAACCCCTACATTAGGACAATCAACAGCACGTTGGGGCCAGTTATTTACTACTGTTGCCCCTAATGTTTCTTCTGATTTCCGATTAAAGAAGAACATCAATAACCTCCAGTATGGTCTTAAAGAAGTTATGGCTCTAAGACCTGTTTCCTACATACTCAAATCCGATAGCTTAGAAAACACATCGCTGGGGTTGATTGCACAAGAGGTGCAAGACATAATACCTGATGTTGTAACCGTTGGTGATGATGAGGAAAAATTGCTGGGTATGCGCTATACCGAACTGGTGCCTGTGCTTATCAAAGCCATCCAGGAACAACAGCAAATTATTGATAACCTAAAGGCGCAAAATGCTGCTTACGCTGATGAAACAGAAAAGCTGGCCAAGGAGATTGATACCATTAAACGGGTGTTGGGAATGACCGCTAAAAAGCAAGACTAA
- the crcB gene encoding fluoride efflux transporter CrcB has translation MVKLLFIALGGALGSLARYGASGLAHQKYNGVFPVGTLTVNLVGSFLIGLLWGLAENSTLNPNVRTFLFVGILGGFTTFSTFSLETINLLRDGEFKLALVNVLLNNLVGIVLAFVGLMLAKNINT, from the coding sequence ATGGTTAAACTCCTGTTTATAGCCTTGGGAGGTGCATTAGGTTCATTAGCACGATACGGTGCCTCAGGGCTTGCACATCAAAAATACAATGGGGTATTTCCGGTAGGCACGCTTACTGTTAATCTTGTTGGATCGTTCCTGATTGGTTTGCTGTGGGGCCTTGCTGAAAACTCAACCCTTAACCCTAACGTCCGAACGTTTTTGTTTGTGGGTATATTAGGTGGCTTTACAACATTTTCAACATTTTCATTGGAAACAATTAACCTTTTACGCGATGGTGAATTTAAGCTTGCATTGGTTAATGTTTTGCTCAATAACCTTGTTGGAATTGTACTGGCCTTTGTTGGCTTAATGCTGGCTAAAAATATAAACACATGA
- a CDS encoding PorP/SprF family type IX secretion system membrane protein codes for MKKPLLTVFLLLITIGFASAQDIPLFTQKLTNSFIYNPALAGHTFGSLTYSYRQNYSNVPGAPQNHFISLHTPIAKHKFGSGVNLFQEDVNFIRNTYASAAFAYHLHFNKFNILSAGVSAEYNISRLNGTSNTTTFEVDPVLMQLQNGDPTYDFSFGLNYQTRFAKAGFAINRLSTAWINKENTNLSNYYSGYVQGMIPVRGGDDLFEPYVAFRKFSETNDTYDIGLYYTYNNKILGGAAVRKGNVFNATIGFKPSKHLLIGYSREMITSNLGGFVGAANEITLRFDFNDNSYKERFQSDYKSSMAYRRKTLSPAAKFSARNPKQLQSKQKKLTPYSPNNRYQNVKKLSMNQKSSAPRKKAYNKKPASKAPAKYKSKAPAKRRR; via the coding sequence ATGAAAAAACCGCTACTCACTGTATTTCTGTTGCTGATCACGATCGGCTTTGCCAGCGCCCAGGATATTCCGCTGTTTACGCAAAAGTTAACCAACTCGTTTATCTACAATCCGGCCCTGGCGGGCCATACCTTTGGTTCGCTTACCTATTCGTACCGCCAAAACTATTCGAATGTTCCGGGTGCCCCGCAAAATCATTTTATCAGCTTGCACACGCCCATCGCCAAACATAAATTCGGAAGCGGTGTAAATTTGTTTCAGGAGGATGTAAACTTTATCCGAAATACCTACGCTTCAGCTGCGTTTGCTTACCACCTCCACTTTAACAAATTCAATATACTTTCGGCTGGTGTTTCTGCCGAGTATAACATTTCACGGTTAAACGGAACATCCAATACCACAACGTTTGAAGTGGATCCGGTGCTCATGCAATTACAAAATGGCGACCCGACCTATGATTTTTCATTTGGCCTGAATTATCAAACACGTTTTGCGAAAGCAGGCTTTGCCATTAACCGGTTGTCTACTGCATGGATAAACAAGGAGAATACGAACCTCTCAAATTATTATTCGGGCTATGTGCAGGGCATGATTCCCGTGCGGGGTGGCGATGATTTGTTTGAGCCCTATGTTGCTTTCCGGAAATTTTCTGAAACAAACGATACTTACGATATAGGCCTGTACTACACCTACAACAATAAAATATTGGGTGGTGCGGCCGTGCGCAAAGGCAATGTGTTTAATGCCACCATTGGTTTCAAACCATCCAAGCACCTGCTTATAGGGTATTCGCGCGAAATGATTACCAGCAACCTGGGTGGCTTTGTCGGTGCAGCCAATGAAATAACCCTACGCTTCGATTTTAACGATAATAGCTATAAGGAGCGCTTCCAGTCGGATTACAAAAGCTCAATGGCCTATCGTAGAAAAACCCTTAGCCCTGCAGCAAAATTCTCAGCCCGTAACCCGAAGCAACTGCAAAGCAAGCAGAAAAAACTAACGCCCTACTCCCCTAATAACCGGTACCAGAATGTGAAGAAGCTTTCCATGAACCAGAAAAGCTCGGCACCACGCAAAAAAGCGTACAATAAAAAACCGGCAAGCAAGGCACCGGCAAAATACAAATCGAAGGCACCGGCTAAACGGAGAAGGTAA
- a CDS encoding Rrf2 family transcriptional regulator, with translation MLSKKCKYAIHALVHMAKKPDEKFLIKDIADACHIPKKFLEGILLDLKRAGILGSKQGKGGGYILRRKTREVNLAEVVRLFDGAIAAVPCATYKYYEPCDECADEETCAIRFAFLEVRNATVEMLKKDTLDKLVKRELKLVAARK, from the coding sequence ATGCTATCGAAAAAATGTAAGTACGCCATACATGCACTGGTACACATGGCCAAAAAACCTGATGAGAAATTTCTCATCAAGGATATTGCCGATGCGTGCCATATCCCAAAAAAATTTTTGGAAGGCATTCTCCTTGATTTAAAACGGGCAGGGATTTTAGGCAGCAAGCAAGGTAAGGGGGGCGGGTACATTTTAAGGCGAAAGACCCGCGAGGTTAACCTGGCCGAAGTAGTGCGCCTATTTGATGGAGCCATTGCTGCAGTACCCTGTGCCACCTACAAATATTACGAGCCTTGCGATGAATGTGCAGATGAGGAAACCTGTGCCATTCGTTTTGCATTTTTGGAGGTGCGTAACGCTACCGTAGAGATGTTGAAAAAAGATACCTTGGATAAATTGGTGAAACGCGAGCTTAAATTGGTTGCCGCCCGAAAATGA
- a CDS encoding DUF190 domain-containing protein has product MNLSENGVILRIYIGESDKLGGKPLYEAIVLKARELNLAGATVVRGIMGFGAASRIHTVKVLRLSEDLPLIIEIIDTEENIRKIMPFLDEVVKEGLITLEELTVIKYRHNKS; this is encoded by the coding sequence ATGAACCTTTCAGAAAATGGCGTGATCCTGCGCATTTACATTGGCGAGTCAGACAAACTTGGTGGCAAACCACTTTACGAGGCGATTGTACTGAAAGCACGCGAACTAAATCTTGCAGGGGCAACCGTTGTGCGCGGCATCATGGGCTTTGGTGCGGCAAGCCGAATCCATACAGTAAAAGTCCTGCGCCTTTCGGAAGACCTGCCCCTGATAATCGAAATCATTGACACGGAAGAAAACATCCGAAAAATAATGCCCTTTTTGGATGAAGTTGTTAAAGAAGGTTTGATTACCCTGGAAGAACTTACCGTGATTAAATACCGGCACAATAAATCCTGA
- a CDS encoding HlyD family efflux transporter periplasmic adaptor subunit: protein MHQVISFSFILLTVIVSCSTNGEFSSPVEKPLMEAVYASGYVVSENEYQVFAQVDGYITARQVKDGDAVKKGDVLFIIEADQQNARYRIARENYELARENAQHDSPVFTELRAAVSSAKSKMQFDSVNFVRFSNMMAQNATSRAEYDRSRLAYENSRNDFLLADSRLKKTINQLNTELRNAENQYRIARDESARYTIRSQVDGTVYRTFKEQGELIRRTEVIAVVGSADAYYLQLNIDELDIQRVREGQPVLVKIDAYPQQIFNAEITRIYPLVDGRQQSFRADAKLREKLPGGFSGLALEANIVIRKTDQALVIPKAALLPGDSVIVKTSSGQQRVKIIKGIETLDEIEVLEGLTASSLIKIKP from the coding sequence ATGCACCAGGTAATCTCATTCAGTTTCATACTTTTAACCGTTATTGTATCCTGTTCTACAAACGGTGAATTTTCAAGCCCGGTTGAAAAGCCTCTGATGGAAGCTGTGTACGCCTCAGGTTATGTTGTTTCGGAAAATGAGTACCAGGTTTTTGCACAGGTTGATGGGTATATTACAGCGCGACAGGTTAAAGACGGGGATGCCGTAAAGAAGGGCGATGTTCTTTTTATTATCGAAGCCGATCAGCAAAATGCCCGTTACCGCATTGCCAGGGAAAACTATGAGCTTGCCCGTGAAAATGCACAGCATGATTCACCGGTGTTTACCGAACTAAGGGCAGCGGTTTCCAGCGCCAAAAGCAAAATGCAATTCGATTCGGTAAATTTTGTACGCTTCAGTAACATGATGGCGCAAAATGCAACCTCGCGTGCCGAGTATGACCGCAGCCGATTAGCGTATGAAAATTCAAGAAATGATTTTTTATTGGCCGATAGCCGGCTAAAAAAAACCATCAATCAATTGAATACTGAGCTGCGTAACGCTGAAAACCAATATCGTATAGCGCGCGATGAATCTGCCCGGTATACCATACGCAGCCAGGTAGATGGAACGGTGTACCGTACCTTTAAAGAGCAGGGTGAACTCATCAGGCGAACGGAAGTAATTGCTGTAGTGGGGAGTGCAGATGCGTATTATCTTCAATTGAATATTGATGAGTTGGACATTCAGCGAGTGCGTGAGGGGCAACCTGTGCTGGTAAAGATTGATGCCTACCCACAGCAAATTTTTAATGCAGAAATTACCCGCATCTATCCCCTGGTAGATGGTCGGCAGCAATCTTTCCGGGCGGATGCAAAACTCAGGGAAAAATTACCAGGCGGGTTTTCCGGCCTGGCCCTGGAAGCAAATATTGTTATCCGTAAAACCGACCAGGCCCTTGTTATACCAAAAGCTGCTTTACTTCCGGGTGACTCAGTTATTGTAAAAACTTCTTCGGGGCAGCAAAGGGTTAAAATCATAAAAGGTATTGAAACACTCGATGAAATTGAAGTGTTGGAAGGGTTAACCGCTTCGAGCCTGATTAAGATTAAACCCTGA
- a CDS encoding ABC transporter permease: protein MRLVIDIAKTHLLAKPKQTIVAMLGVTFGIGMFIALVSLMTGLNDFTEELTMTSSPDIHIYNDITESRPSILDQINQQGLNVVYHQKPKKETAKLRNALQITDMIRRDPRVLGVAPTLSSQVFYNYGPVELPGSIAGVDILEEDKLFDLRSKMKAGRIEDLLTNNDGIIIGTGIARKMNIKVGDRIVITTPQGHTMPLKIVGLFQIGIGTIDNVRSYANISTVQTILQQDHTYITDINIKLVDLHQAKAIAPEFQAMVGYKAEDWETANATFLTGVVIRNIITYSVSITLLIVAGFGIYNILNMTIINKMKDIAILKAMGFSGIDVRLIFMIQSLVIGFIGSILGLCIGYILSYLISKAPFDGGDMISLDHFPVNFDAKYYITGIVFGVLTTAFAGYMPSRKAAKIDPIEIIRGQ, encoded by the coding sequence ATGAGGCTGGTAATTGATATAGCCAAAACACATTTGCTGGCCAAACCTAAGCAAACCATTGTGGCTATGTTGGGTGTTACGTTTGGTATTGGCATGTTTATCGCGCTGGTAAGTTTAATGACGGGGCTTAATGATTTCACCGAGGAACTTACTATGACTTCCTCGCCCGATATTCATATTTACAACGATATTACGGAAAGCCGCCCATCTATCCTCGATCAGATAAATCAACAGGGTTTAAATGTAGTGTATCATCAAAAGCCCAAAAAGGAAACGGCCAAGTTGCGGAATGCTCTCCAAATTACAGACATGATCAGGCGCGATCCTCGCGTACTGGGAGTTGCACCAACACTTTCTTCGCAGGTTTTTTATAACTATGGGCCGGTTGAATTGCCAGGTTCCATTGCCGGTGTAGATATACTTGAGGAGGATAAGCTTTTTGATTTGCGATCAAAAATGAAAGCCGGTCGTATAGAAGATCTTCTCACCAATAACGATGGTATTATTATCGGAACAGGGATAGCGCGCAAGATGAACATAAAAGTGGGAGATCGTATTGTAATCACCACACCGCAAGGCCATACCATGCCGTTAAAGATTGTCGGACTATTTCAGATCGGCATAGGAACAATAGATAATGTTCGAAGCTATGCCAACATCTCCACCGTGCAAACCATCCTTCAGCAAGATCATACCTACATTACGGATATCAACATCAAACTAGTTGATTTGCATCAGGCCAAAGCCATAGCCCCGGAATTCCAGGCTATGGTTGGTTACAAAGCTGAAGATTGGGAAACGGCCAACGCAACTTTTTTAACGGGTGTGGTAATCCGCAACATCATTACGTACTCGGTTTCCATAACGCTGCTCATTGTTGCCGGTTTTGGAATTTATAATATCCTTAACATGACGATCATCAATAAAATGAAAGACATTGCCATATTAAAAGCAATGGGTTTTTCAGGAATTGATGTGCGATTGATTTTTATGATCCAGTCGCTGGTTATTGGATTTATAGGAAGTATTTTGGGACTGTGCATCGGTTATATACTCTCTTACCTGATTTCCAAAGCACCGTTTGATGGAGGCGATATGATAAGCCTCGATCATTTTCCGGTAAATTTTGATGCTAAGTATTATATCACAGGCATTGTGTTTGGTGTGCTCACCACAGCTTTTGCCGGCTACATGCCTTCGCGTAAGGCGGCTAAAATTGATCCAATAGAAATTATACGGGGGCAATAG